The following are from one region of the Amia ocellicauda isolate fAmiCal2 chromosome 1, fAmiCal2.hap1, whole genome shotgun sequence genome:
- the myct1a gene encoding myc target protein 1 homolog has product MAGNVTDLNYFENLGPHFLDHLILAFCLSMVVGLLIGSLIWILITWLSRRRASARISTRSPRSPRGTSSHSFLHNRSGFYRNSSYDRRSNNSLASAAFTFHRQASLEQPDPLGRKPSFRASTFHPLLQCSQIAREAEEGSQTTLPRSPAGSISNVATPARPDSFWSSSSLRAFHSTQTPPPAYESVIRAFQETCT; this is encoded by the exons ATGGCTGGAAATGTCACTGATCTCAACTATTTCGAAAATCTAGGACCTCATTTCCTTG ATCATTTGATACTGGCCTTCTGCCTGTCCATGGTGGTAGGCCTGCTGATCGGTTCGTTGATCTGGATCCTAATCACGTGGCTGTCCAGGCGCAGGGCCTCAGCCCGCATCTCCACACGCAGCCCCCGGTCGCCCCGCGGCACCTCCTCACACAGCTTCCTGCATAACCGCTCTGGCTTCTACCGCAACAGCAGCTACGACCGGAGGAGCAATAACAGCCTGGCCAGCGCCGCCTTCACCTTCCATCGGCAGGCCTCCCTGGAGCAGCCCGACCCCTTGGGCCGTAAGCCCAGCTTCAGGGCGTCCACCTTCCACCCGCTGCTGCAGTGCAGTCAGATTGCCCGGGAAGCCGAGGAGGGCAGCCAGACCACCCTGCCCCGGAGCCCCGCCGGCTCCATCTCCAATGTGGCGACCCCGGCCAGGCCCGACTCCTTCTGGTCCAGCAGCAGCCTGCGTGCCTTCCACTCCACACAGACTCCCCCGCCCGCCTATGAGAGTGTCATTCGGGCCTTCCAGGAGACCTGCACTTGA